The genomic window TGAGTGCGCTTCAGAAGAGTTATGTGCAACTCCAGCAGTGGAGCGGAGATCCTTGTCTTCCCGTCGGATATGCTTGGGAGTGGCTCAATTGCAGCTCTGATTCCACTCCTCGAGTTACTGCTCTGTAAGTTTTGTTGATATCTTAACATGATAAGGCACTATTTCGAAGGAACAAGTAACCCAATTCTAGACACTTTAAAATATAGTAAGATGTTGTTAAAGAACACCAATATCTAATTCAATTTGTGGAGGTTCATGTGGCCAATGACTGAACATTGGATCCTACACTTGGCTCTTCCAATGTATATGGTTCTTGATTTTATGAATAATGccaaatatatttaaaaacacTTTAACATGCTTTAAagattgaatgacatgaagccGGCACTTCTTAAGCAAAAGGGTATGTACAATGGGTATTTAAAGTGGCAAAAGATCGACTcattttatcttaaaaaatgaTGTGATATGGTTTGTAAAAATGACTCTCCTCTGTACCCATGTGTGCAACGTTGAGACCTTCAATAACCTAATAATTAAGAGACGTACTAAACATGCAAGGAAGAATTTTGCCAGACCTTATAGCTTCAGTTATCCATGATTAACTATAAGCTCACGTGATGTAGACTAGAAATTTTGGTGGCAGGAACTCACTTTTGCGAAAAATTATGCGCCAATAAAATGCAGGAATGTCCGAAGCTTTTATCAACCAGACTGGTTccactgattttttttcacACTGTTTCTGCACAGGTACTTGGGTGGTTATGGACTCAGCGGCCCCCTTGCAGACTTCAGTAACTTGACAGCTCTTCAAACAATGTAAGTTACTTTGAGTGCCCTTACAAGGCTTTtaatcatatatgtatatataaactttgttcttttgcttgttCGATCGGCAGTGATTTGCATAACAACAGTTTGAGTGGAAGCATTCCTGAATTCCTTGGAAAACTTCCCAATTTGCAGCAATTGTAAGTACAAAACAGTCATAACTTTATTTTACGTTGTAGCCATCTCAGAggtttgtttatatattttcagGCACATTGCCTCAGTTTTTCACTTGATTCTGCTTACCAAATTTCAGCTGCTGATAAAATGTTTGACATACTCTGCAGAAACCTAGCCGACAACCAATTTAATGGATCAGTGCCTTCATCACTTACTGGCAATTCAAAAGTAAATTTGAAGTAGGTGACCCATGCCAACACCACTCGCCTGGTTTGTTTCTTTTCGTTCTTTAGTTAATAATGATTGATAACTTTCCTTCCACTTGCAGCATTTCAGGCAACAACATCTCTAGCGGCACAATTTCGAGCAGTCCAAGCAATTCCACaatcaaatcaaagaagaagaccAACGGGGGCGTAGTAGCTGGAGCAATCATTGGCTCTCTCTTGTTCCTGTTGCTTTTGGtgttatttgttattttcattttcaagggGCGAAGAACTCCAGTTCAATTGAACGCAGCAGGTACGTCATCTTGCTATGGATAAGCCCAAACTACACTTAGCCTAGAAAGAACCAAACTAAGTATTGgaatatgaagaaattaaaTGGCATCTTTTAAATAATAAAGATGATGGTTTTCATAATAAATATTGGATTTTCCTAAACTGATTTGTTTCATCTACCAGCCCATAATGCCAAGCCGACGGCCCTACTAGAACCGGAGATCAAGCATGAATTCTCTCATGCAGAGATATTGGAAATTACCACCAACTTTGAGACAGTCATTGGTGAAGGAGGATCTGGTAATGTCTACTATGGTCGACTTAAAAATGGTCCTGAAGTTGCCGTTAAGGTGCTAAAGGATTCGCTCGAACAAGGAACCAAGGAATTTGTAGCagaggtttgtctttttcttattctaaTGGCTTCATTACATTCTTAATTCTTGAATATATGTTTAACGACCATAAATTGTTAACTTTTTTTAGGTAAAGTTATTGATGACTGTTCACCACAAATGTCTAGTCTCATTTATTGGATACTGTGAGGAGGATGGCAAACTGATTCTTCTATACGAGTACATGAGTGGAGGGAATTTAAGGCAGCTGCTGTCAGGTAGGTCATTTGGACAACCTGTTCAACAATTTTTCCCCTGTTTTTGTCCTGAAAGGGGATGAGGATGAAGTAATGGCCTTGAGAACTTCAAGTTAAACAAGGTCAACCGTTCAATATTCAGTAGTGTCTAGTGCTTAATGGGTAGTACCGTTGCTACAATCTGACGGGTTTGCCTTACGGAAGCTTGTCTATAAACAAGAGCATAATGCGGTAAAAGTTCAGGAAATTGATGAGACCATATACGTAAATGAGAGCAGTATATAACATGAGAATgatacaaaacaaaacaaatgccAATTTAATTCGTAACATGCTGAAATTCTACTATTGCAGGAAGAGACAGCACATCTGCATTTCTAACATGGCAAACAAGACTTCAGATGGCACTGAATGTGGCAGCAGGTCCTCCTCTCCGCAGAGTTCCTCATCTTATCGATGCTTTCAAGCTAATCAATTAAAATTCTTGCATTTTGATGATGTGCTTTCTTGAATGCAGGTTTGGACTATTTACATTCAGGCTGTTATCCACAAATCATTCACAGGGATGTGAAAACTACAAATATCCTTTTGAATGCAAAGATGGAAGCGAAAGTAGCAGATTTTGGATTGTCCAAAGCTGGCCACAAGGACGATGTAACGCAATTACCAACTGTAGTTGCTGGCACTCCCGGATATATTGATCCTGAGTATGTTTTCTCTTGTTAGATAAACATGCATGAGTTCATTCCCCAACATGGTTGCCTTGAGTACTCTCTACATGGTTACACCTCATTACAAGAGGACACCTGAATGTGGCAACAGATAGGAAACAAAGATGGGGTTCCCATTATCTCTAAACAAAAACACAaatcttttattaatttaaaatgaataaagcTTTCAGCTAAGAAAATGTTTATACTTGGAGAAATTTCTTATTTCAGCTAGCATGCACCAAAAAAAGGGAGACATTTTCCTCATGCAGAAAGGCTTCCGCATGGATGAAATGTTCTCTACTTACTAACTGAGCATCCCTTGCCATAGGTTTAATCTACTTACCTGCTCTTGTTTCTGCTGTATTATAATTCATGCGATCAAAAAATCAGTTGCATACTTTATtaggaaaaaatttcatttcctAAGAAAGAACAAGATAATTTTATTCTTGTCAAAAGAAGAACGGAAAAAAAATTCGGGTGGATTATGTATGAGCTGCTATTGGAGTATGATCAAGTTCTAAAGATAAATGGCTGTTATATTTTGACATGCTTGCAAGTTCAAAAACGGACAGAAGCCCTAGTTATACCTTTGACAAATCACTATGCAGTTGCTTCTCTTAGCTTATGGAGTCCACTTGATTTTACCAAGTATTAGCTGATAATTCTGACAGATGCCTATGCTGCTCTTCTTAACAAGGTTGTCTTCTTGATCATTGTAAAAATAACCTAAGCAGGACCTTCAACTGTATCTTCTGTTTTCAGGTACTACAGGACAAGCTTGGTTACCAAAAAGAGCGACGTCTATAGCTTCGGTGTGGTTCTCTTTGAACTCATGACTGGATATGCTCCACTGTTTAATGTGTCAGGAGAGCGTTTTCATATAGTTGAGTGGGCAACATCAAGACTAACTAGAGGAGACATCCATAGTGTTGCTGACCCAAGGCTGGGAGGGCAATATGAAGTAAACTCCATGTGGAAAGTTGCAGATATAGCAATGTCATGCACTGCTCCATCATCCGAGATGAGGCCTCACATGAGTGATGTAGTAATCCAATTGAAGGAGGCCATTGAGGCAGAGTCCTATTCTCAACAGAGGACTGGCAACTCATCTGCAGAGGTTCAACATTCCTCATCATCTTATGGATTTTCCAGCTCGCATGTGTCAAACTCAAGCCTGCCACCAGCAAGATAGTTAAGTCTTCCACTAAAGCGTCATGTACTTATGAGGCAATTTAGTCTTTCAGTTTCCTTTTGTTGGTGTTGATAGGAGACGGATTTGTTTTGCGGAATATTTTGTTACATATGTTGCCATAAGTGTGCAGAAAAAGTGTGAAAGCAGTAAACATTCTCATTATGTGTGGATATCCCTTGTGTAATTCTCCGAAACGAATACTACCcgacatttcttctttttattttaatctcCTATATCTTGTGATCACTCTTTTTAGCAACAAGAAGGCGTTTGCTTAGATTAGAGGAAGAATGACGCACAAAGAACATGATACCTGCATCAGAGAGAAAGCACCTTGTAAACTCTCTAGACGAAGACAAGCAATGGAAGGCAGACGGCAAATAGGGAGCCTTCTTTCCGTTTCCTCTCGACCAACTACCAAAATAGATAGGCATGCCTGGCGAAAGATCTGCACAGTCGTACTCATATTTGCTCAGAAGCATGGGAAACAGGGTAATCCCTTTGGCCAGCTTGAATTCAGGCATAAGAAAAAGTGACTCCGGGGTGGGCGAACTTCCAGAAGCCATTGCTCCCACCATATATGGGTATGTCAATCGGGTGAACATTAATGTAATCAAGCGAAGAATGATCTAAACCTCAAACTTTAATCACTGACATGATTATATTGaattattgaagaaaaatttacaaaagacAGTTGAGTGAATCATGGATTTTCGCTCATCAAACAGGCGcatggattttttcttttttattttttcaaacagCCGCTTGTAtataaaaagtacaaaatttATAATTCAAATGATCGAACTTGAAGTTGTCAATAGATACCATTTGAACCGGATATCGacgaaatggaaaaaaaattgttatggGAAATAagttaatatctgattaagaaatcgatCAGgctttaataaatgacatctgatttgaatttgatacaaatttagatcagatttatttttagacaaatatcttatatttaaaaaattgataaaatttggtttaaaattcaagattttgatataaatataaaagttGGATTAGCATTGGATTTAGATTGTAGAACCAAATTTTAGGTTCGGATTagatataagtttttttttatttatattcgaatttggatacgtgaatatgtaaaataaaaaaaaaagacatgattaagggtatatcaaatccattgacatccctaatccAACTGGATGTTCCTCTAAAatcttaaacaaaaaattgaaagggaAACGAATGCTCGCCTCCAATGAGGTCCCCTCTCCTCCAACGACGGCCTCTACCTCATAGCTCCGCCtgcagtttcattttttttatttcttgtctGTTCTTAGATCGGTGGTGGTCCtttttgctttgcttttctcGCAGATCTCACGAACCGTTCGTCTCCCAATTTGCTTAGGGTAAAAGAAATCGCTTCCATGTACCCACGGTCTTCCATACGGTGTGATcacagggtttttttttttctctattttttgatgaaatttgtttGGTCGATTCGTTTTCCCTcaacctttttcctttctgtttcaCTTCTCGTTTCCTCAACTCCATCTACCCCAAGCATCGCCGCGAATACGTCCCCAAGGGAACGGAGATCGTAAATCTCTCTTCCTACGGCGAAGGCCCCCACTATTTCTGACGCGTTTATGGAGTCGAAGCAACTCCACGAGCTCCAGCCCCGCTTAGACCAAGTAAATCCTAGCCATGGCTGAGTACAAGGCCTACAAAGGTGGAGACCCTGACCGAGTTCTACGCGAAAGCCAGCCACAGATGCCTCGACGCAGACGGAGGACCAAAGGAGACACGTCCGTCAGAAGGAGGCTCCATTGCTGAGCCAAGGTTGATGGACTAGGCGATGTCGCCTCTGCGTCCACTTCGGCTAAGAAAATGAGTGATTGTAACTTAAGTTTAGTGTCGGCATCACATGTGATTGCAACCTAAGTTTAGTGTCCGCACCACATGCGGCTTGACTTATCTAAACTTAATCAGTTTAAGAACTGGCCCACGCAAACACACAGTAACAGTAACTCCGCAAT from Nymphaea colorata isolate Beijing-Zhang1983 chromosome 6, ASM883128v2, whole genome shotgun sequence includes these protein-coding regions:
- the LOC116256404 gene encoding putative leucine-rich repeat receptor-like serine/threonine-protein kinase At2g04300, whose protein sequence is MANCRRLLVPLLLVLSTVFASAQLPVNVDCGTTGKNKGYLGFTWVGDEQYVPSGQSTTVKIDDSLIAPLTTLRYFPSGKKNCYSFLGVGQGIKILVRAWFYYGNYDGLSSPPTFNVLFNGNLWSPVFMTGDNGSAILEMIHATKVDDVSVCLARTNAKDVPFINALEIKKLEADMYYSMDTDRPLHAMGRYAYASPSTNVVRYPDDPYDRLWFIFSNYASGLSPLSRSSDPLSNLADRPPAAVLRQAITPSSSLASNMTIPNLITSTSPVPHYVTFYFVEMSPNATRSFDFFLDDQRFYSNTIVPNGTVLEIFHPKVNLSTSSVFSLVRANGSALPPLISAAEFFKVGDIWAVAATDSSDVTALSALQKSYVQLQQWSGDPCLPVGYAWEWLNCSSDSTPRVTALYLGGYGLSGPLADFSNLTALQTIDLHNNSLSGSIPEFLGKLPNLQQLNLADNQFNGSVPSSLTGNSKVNLNISGNNISSGTISSSPSNSTIKSKKKTNGGVVAGAIIGSLLFLLLLVLFVIFIFKGRRTPVQLNAAAHNAKPTALLEPEIKHEFSHAEILEITTNFETVIGEGGSGNVYYGRLKNGPEVAVKVLKDSLEQGTKEFVAEVKLLMTVHHKCLVSFIGYCEEDGKLILLYEYMSGGNLRQLLSGRDSTSAFLTWQTRLQMALNVAAGLDYLHSGCYPQIIHRDVKTTNILLNAKMEAKVADFGLSKAGHKDDVTQLPTVVAGTPGYIDPEYYRTSLVTKKSDVYSFGVVLFELMTGYAPLFNVSGERFHIVEWATSRLTRGDIHSVADPRLGGQYEVNSMWKVADIAMSCTAPSSEMRPHMSDVVIQLKEAIEAESYSQQRTGNSSAEVQHSSSSYGFSSSHVSNSSLPPAR